The Coffea arabica cultivar ET-39 chromosome 1e, Coffea Arabica ET-39 HiFi, whole genome shotgun sequence genome has a window encoding:
- the LOC140016920 gene encoding uncharacterized protein: MYKIVTGRRVDGKGGNTQTVKYFDKTCSCGKWQCYRLPCSHVMAVCRHRGDNPGALVDPQFTNRRWAVQYSGKFSPLPHPDTWFQPDWELRADSSKYVARRAGRVRVRRIRNEMDERDPEVPRRCTNCHQSGHNRRNCPNFRA, encoded by the coding sequence ATGTACAAAATTGTGACTGGTAGACGTGTGGATGGTAAAGGGGGTAATACACAAACGGTAAAGTATTTTGATAAAACATGCTCTTGTGGTAAGTGGCAGTGCTACAGACTTCCCTGTTCGCACGTGATGGCCGTGTGCAGGCACCGAGGTGATAATCCTGGTGCACTTGTAGATCCCCAATTTACAAATAGGCGGTGGGCGGTGCAGTATTCAGGAAAGTTTAGCCCTTTGCCACATCCGGATACTTGGTTCCAACCAGATTGGGAGCTGCGGGCAGATAGTAGTAAATATGTTGCACGTCGGGCTGGAAGGGTACGAGTTAGAAGAATTCGGAATGAGATGGATGAGAGAGACCCAGAGGTGCCAAGAAGATGTACAAATTGTCATCAATCGGGCCATAATAGAAGAAATTGTCCAAATTTTAGAGCTTGA
- the LOC140009549 gene encoding serine/threonine-protein phosphatase 7 long form homolog, protein MADISTGAVLHPGPFVYDIISAGTAHRARSIFDGHILGDQLDVRRCDRHFWDHTPIPETVRHYIRLAGFEGVLDCGYMMLDHALITSLVERWRPETHTFHLPVGETTVTLQDVEVLWGLPIDGPPVIGIDTTHSVQEWVNLCEELLGFSPLMSDFDGRRLKLGCLSRVLDAGLPPDASDVHCRQRARVYLLLLLGGHLLSDKSGNKVPLLYMPLLRDLKTVGQYSWGSAILATLYRSLCSATSPYRSSIAGPLMLLQLWAWERIPTVRPDRVHPLEHYPGPYGARWNVQFDVHRVARHVVSIFRDQLTGLRAREFIWQPYSDDILASLPPYCTAGRRIWTSVTYLICWEVVEPHLSNRVMRQFGYHQPVPDIRLTENQQELHSLDRRGKGNQDWLTAHRAYVEVWTDRHSHVEDGVVAEDPTYPSDEYRQWYRERTVVYVSNPTRQLILPEGFQGDSARTQYLMDAMTQVYYMAETSLTQSDEQHANYFNAMKDFASMTLETVGESSRLAFRPSRVPQQIPQPTDPNRVERAPRNVHGGQHGGGRRRRFRSPEPTVQTGLDGRSQATEHQGTSTGPFGHSRGPVLMEAFTPNTDELHGSGEQHVGGTDAGQSTQALDQRLESQITQVDIVMPAQPRRTQRAHKPRGCGTHGKLGHH, encoded by the exons ATGGCCGACATTTCTACGGGGGCAGTCCTGCATCCGGGCCCATTTGTGTATGATATCATCTCAGCTGGCACTGCACACCGGGCACGTTCTATATTTGACGGGCACATTCTAGGTGATCAGCTTGATGTCAGACGATGTGATAGGCATTTTTGGGATCATACACCTATCCCAGAGACTGTTCGGCATTATATTCGATTGGCTGGCTTTGAAGGGGTGCTTGACTGTGGATATATGATGCTCGATCATGCTTTGATCACTAGTTTAGTGGAGCGATGGCGGCCCGAGACTCATACCTTTCATCTCCCCGTTGGAGAGACTACAGTTACCTTACAGGATGTTGAGGTTCTGTGGGGTCTACCCATAGATGGTCCTCCAGTTATAGGGATAGATACAACTCATAGTGTTCAGGAGTGGGTGAATTTATGTGAGGAGTTGCTTGGTTTTTCTCCCTTGATGTCAGATTTTGATGGGCGACGGCTGAAATTGGGGTGTTTATCTAGAGTATTAGATGCAGGGTTGCCACCCGATGCTTCGGATGTCCACTGTAGACAGCGGGCCCGCGTATACCTGCTTCTGCTATTAGGCGGTCATTTATTATCAGATAAATCTGGTAATAAAGTCCCGTTGTTGTATATGCCATTACTACGAGATTTGAAAACTGTTGGGCAATATAGCTGGGGTAGTGCGATATTAGCAACTTTGTATCGATCATTGTGTAGCGCCACATCTCCCTATAGATCGTCCATTGCGGGACCATTGATGTTGCTTCAG CTATGGGCGTGGGAACGTATACCAACAGTTCGCCCTGATCGAGTGCATCCGTTAGAGCACTATCCTGGTCCATATGGAGCTCG GTGGAATGTTCAATTTGATGTGCATAGAGTTGCAAGACATGTTGTATCTATATTCCGAGATCAGTTGACGGGCTTACGGGCCCGAGAG TTCATATGGCAGCCATACTCGGACGATATTCTCGCTTCTCTGCCTCCCTATTGTACTGCAGGACGCCGCATTTGGACATCTGTCACGTATCTCATATGTTGGGAAGTTGTCGAGCCACATCTTTCCAATCGAGTTATGAGACAGTTCGGATATCATCAGCCCGTGCCTGATATAAGATTGACCGAAAATCAACAGGAACTGCATTCTCTTGATCGTCGTGGCAAGGGGAACCAAGACTGGTTAACTGCACATCGAGCATATGTTGAGGTGTGGACTGATCGTCATTCACATGTGGAAGATGGTGTTGTAGCTGAAGATCCCACATATCCATCCGATGAGTATCGTCAGTGGTATCGCGAGCGAACAGTGGTATATGTTTCAAATCCTACTAGGCAGCTCATTTTACCGGAGGGCTTTCAGGGTGATAGCGCCAGAACACAATATCTG ATGGATGCTATGACTCAGGTGTATTACATGGCAGAGACCTCTCTAACGCAGAGTGACGAACAGCACGCGAATTATTTTAATGCAATGAAGGACTTTGCATCCATGACATTGGAAACTGTAGGGGAGTCATcccgacttgcatttcgccctTCACGAGTGCCACAGCAAATTCCACAGCCAACCGACCCCAATCGCGTTGAAAGAGCTCCTAGGAATGTTCACGGAGGTCAGCATGGCGGTGGACGCCGTCGTAGATTTCGATCACCAGAACCCACCGTCCAAACCGGACTTGATGGAAGGTCACAGGCTACTGAGCACCAGGGCACCTCTACCGGACCTTTTGGTCATTCTAGGGGCCCAGTACTTATGGAGGCGTTTACGCCCAATACAGACGAGCTCCATGGCAGTGGTGAACAACATGTGGGAGGTACAGATGCAGGCCAAAGTACCCAAGCACTTGATCAAAGACTTGAGTCACAAATTACGCAAGTCGATATAGTGATGCCAGCCCAGCCACGTCGCACACAAAGAGCACACAAACCCAGAGGATGTGGCACGCATGGAAAACTTGGACATCATTGA